Part of the Paenibacillus sp. JNUCC32 genome is shown below.
AAGGCGCCCGCTGAGGCCGGGAACGGCAGATTCCAGGAAATCAAGCTGATCAAGGATGCGCTTCATGTCTTCCACTCGGAAACGCCATATCCGTGGTGTGCGGGGATCGGCCTGAGGGAGACCCAATGTCCTTGAGTCTAGATGGGTAGGTTGAATGACTACGAAGCCGTGTGCAGCCCAGAAGTCAACCAAGGGTCCGTAACCCTCCAACGATGAGCCAGAACCGTGTGAGAAAACAATGATAGGTAAGTTACGACCGGTCGTCGGCGCGGAGACTCTCACTTGCAGATTCTCGCCACGGCCCGGGGCTGAAAGCACTATCGGCTTTACCGAGACGACTGGAGAGGGTGCGGTAATCTTTAGTTCCATAATTAATGTTCCTGCCCTTCTTAAGATAGATTTTTGCCGGGAGTTTTCTCCCTGTCAGATCCCATAATAAAAGTTGGAGTCGAATCCAAGTCAAGGCGCGAAAACAAGAAAGTTGATTAAGGATAAATGATGGAAATAAGTTTGACTTGGAGTATGCACCAAGATGTATAATGCTCAAAACGGCAATTTAGGGAGGAGACATAATGGAAGAACAAACTTTTACGATCAAGCAAGCCGCCGAGCAAACCGGTATTTCCGAGGATACAATCCGCTATTACGAAAAGATCATGCTGCTGCCTCAGGCAGAACGGAAGGAAAACAGGCATCGCTTTTATCGAAGAGAGGACATTTATAGGATCAAGCAAATAACCTGCCTCAAAAAAACGGGAATGTCGCTCGAGGCTATGCGGCCATTTTTGGCTGCCTCAGTCGACTCCGATTCCGTTAATTATCCTGAACTGGTGGATCAATTAAGAAGTCAACGTGAACATATTATGATTCAAATTTCCTCGCTTCAGCAGATCGTTGATTTTATTGACATAAAGCTGAAAGAAGGTAGGCCCCAATAATTAAAGCTCGATGCGGGCTTTTTTATACACGAGTTGTAATCAGCGAAGTTACAACTGTGGCGGTTACAACAAATCAAATATTGGAGGTAAATCGGAAGAGCGTTCCCGACATTCGAGCGGTATGCGACTTTTCGAGGTGGCGGATGATGTCCTGGATACCTGTGGTGCTCCCGGAGATGCCATGCTTCAGCATGACAAGTATCGGGAACATTAAGCAAACGGGTAATCCATAACGACGATTCCTTCAACAAACGGGCCAATGGATTGCAATAATCCTTGATGCAGGGGGTGCCGAATATACTCCCGGCAAGCCTGTTGATTCTCGAAAGTGACTCTGATTCCCAGCGTAAACCCCTGCATATGCTCTATTTCCTCCGTAACGTTAATCCCTGCGCTAAGTTCCACGATCCCCGGAATGTTCCCTTTAAAGTCATGTGCGCGCTTTATTGCACTTTCTTTTACTTCTATAGAAACATCGGGCTTGAATTTCAATAGCACGATATGCTCAAACATCTTACTCCCTCCAAGGTTTCCGTTTATTTTTGACTTTGGAGCTGCTTCAATTGGGAGAGCTCCTTCATCCATTTCACGAAATTGTCGGTTACAAGATCAAGGTACTGAATGGTAGGTTCATCAGTCAGCTCACCCTTCTCGTTAAACTTCTCATGAACAAGACCAATGTACACTTCATTTCCAGGCAACAGCGGCGAGGAAATACCGGATGCGAACAGAATGTCACGCAGATGGCCCTGCGCTTTGACCGATCCCAACAATCCCATGGAAGATCCGGCGATCCATGAGGGCTTCCCGATCATGACTCGATCCACGCGGGATAACCAGTCGATCGCGTTCACCATGACGCCGGGAATGGTCGAATTATATTCCGGAGTGATCCACAACACCGCGTCGGCAGCAGCGACTTGCGCCTTAAAATCGATAACCGGCAGCGGCGGAATAGACTCGATATCCTGATCGTAAAAGGGGAGACCCCGAATGCTCAGCACATCCAATTGAAAAAGATGCTGATAACGGTTTTGAATA
Proteins encoded:
- a CDS encoding Dabb family protein, translating into MFEHIVLLKFKPDVSIEVKESAIKRAHDFKGNIPGIVELSAGINVTEEIEHMQGFTLGIRVTFENQQACREYIRHPLHQGLLQSIGPFVEGIVVMDYPFA
- a CDS encoding NADPH-dependent FMN reductase yields the protein MKIAAIVGSIRKDSYNQKLARYIQNRYQHLFQLDVLSIRGLPFYDQDIESIPPLPVIDFKAQVAAADAVLWITPEYNSTIPGVMVNAIDWLSRVDRVMIGKPSWIAGSSMGLLGSVKAQGHLRDILFASGISSPLLPGNEVYIGLVHEKFNEKGELTDEPTIQYLDLVTDNFVKWMKELSQLKQLQSQK